CATTAGTGACTTGATGGAACAGTCCTAAAATAGTTCAGGCCCTACTTGGAGGAAAGGAATTACTTTGTGATCTTTCCAAATTTTAAATCTGAACGGAAGGCCATGACTTGTGGAGTCCCGCAAGGGTCAGTCATTGGGCCCcttttgttcagtctgtatattaACCTTGGGTCAAATGCTCAGAACGACAATGTTGGCGATGGTGATGCAGATGACACATTTGTcaatgtcagggttacctgtttgacgtctattaaacacgacacaaaaaggagagaagacactcagttcaggagaggagaggaactgactgatacaattcactcctgcactctctgaagattcctctcctcaccctctctatttatttggttttccacgcccctagttacatgggtgttccaaccctaaaaatgcaaatgcaaggcatagttggaacacagtgtacttgtttgtcgacgtgttgtgcatgtgagtggaagattgttgagtatgtaagggaaatcggtccaattaattattaaatcaataattgttaattattaaatcaataatcaattggctcattaattgaaggagactcaaacttaatatttaaattaagttgagcttgcctgcggagcaccacatctctttttgataattttatcaggataacagatgagaacctcgttgaatcagtcattaaaatgaaggttgtgcccttactacaattttgtgagttctttgttcagcttagaggtcactataaattgatgaaacacacacacagtaaaccaggttttgagttttgtgcacgtttattctctaacctaggtgggataatctacttagaatttaaagaagcaaaactaactactatgataggaaatgaaacgagaactaaaataataaaaataatcaaaggagaagaaaagaagaaaagcgaAACGgccttagccaaggtgatggatttcttaaatcaaaccaacatgggacccacaatcaacctagtttgcaccaatttgtactagggcgaaggcctgcaaagttgcacttacagatggggttggtctgagaagcaggaccctggatggagactcgccaagcccgtttgaagaagggatgaagaaggttcagttcagaagaggagcagaattcgtccggctggccagctgagcttcacggggtcaacctgctggctgggaagaggccctttttggttgaggcctcagggtgcctggaaaggcaacatccgtttgagccttgtgcagggaccaaaagcagcgtgtttcgccgcgcctgtcgcaacacgcgatggcttccgtgcgttgccgtgtgctggaggttaagctagctgggctcgctctttgtctggcagcagGAACAGAAGGTCCAGGGGCCCAAAAGAGAGGAGCCAAGAGAGAgccaagagagagagcagcaagcagggagcgtgcttttaaattgggagggcggcggcctccacaccaggggtccggtgagaccaaagtggaaagttaccagcttagagagggttttggtagactaatcagattgaatctggatcccatgtttgttgagattctaaggtcagaattcaaccaatgcaacacgtacaattgaatacctcaaatgaaatgttacctagcttacactgttaaaacgtgcatacccatgaaagtttagtggagaatctgccactgcaatggaacattttcgtgacatttcatggagtcaacatttcacaaatggcaaacataacatttcataattcttgttctgttgcaaaataagaaagtcaagtttctaagaaggcttttactgttctgatttgtgtgtgtgtgtgcgtgtcagtcagaacatgtgtggctgtttgtgggggatgttcttgtcctccccacccaccacggtggcatgtccaggcCACAGGAGTGGAATTTCTTTGTAACTGAGGTtgtaaaaagttacaaccggccgataatcgttacaagtacatctgtggtcaagtttgcaatcatttcaaaacagacAACAGGTGGACTTAGGTAAGAtgttcttgttcttgttgtgcTCTTGAGTCATCTTAATATAGCCAGGCTATGAATGTAAGTGGGAACAGAggaaagcattcttcattgtaagcagaagcaattcttctttgcagtaaatgtatgataacttaaaattcacaattattcctacagtcaatgtccccaaatgacagctgtagaatagatttcaaaattctgctactggtctataaatcaTTGAATGGGTTGGGTCCTGAATATgttcaagaaatgctgattgaatagAACCCCagtagggctctgagatctgcaAACTTATGTCAATTAGTGGCagagttcaaagtaaacatggtgaagctgcatttagctgttttgctgcacacaaatggtaTAAGCTGCCAACATAAGTCAAGTCAGCCTggatgtaaatgcttttaaatgcaaaaaaaaaagaaaaaaaaaaaaaaagactttttttttttttttttttttttttccttataccTTTTGATTAAGGTCTTCTAAACATTTGTAATTTCTGTCTTCAGCCCCGCTAGTCAACGCATGGCCCTGCAACCCAGACAAGGTGCTGATCTCTCACCTGCCAGACACCAGGCAGATCTTGTCGTTCGGCAGCGGCTACGGAGGAAACTCCCTCCTAGGGAAGAAGTGCTTCGCCCTCCGTATTGCCTCACGCATCGCTAAGGATGAAGGATGGCTGGCAGAGCACATGCTGGTGAGAAAATAGTTAAACCCTGTATCGTGGTGGATCCacactaaaaacagttgggtcagtAATAACCTAaagtgggtaaaaaaaaaatggccccaCCCAACTTTTGAGTAATTTAACACAAAAAGGgtcatattaaattaataatccacaaagtaACCCAATCTGTTGGATTATTTATAGGTTATTCTTTTGAACCaacttttgggttaattgaataacccaattgaattggttcaacaataaactgacccaactttttcagTTATATAAATTTGTCTATGTCAgtttgttgggttgttttgttgtttatgtgtgggttattcatttgacccaactttttgggttaatagAATAaccaattgaattgggtaaaAATGAGCCAACCcaactttttcagttatttaaccCCAAAAGGGTcagattaaattaataacccacaaagcaaccatATTTTTTGGGAGTTGACCGGACCTTTTTGGTTAAGTGAATAATACAAAAAGTTGAGTTGGTCACAtttgactagtgttgttccgataccgttttttggctcccgataccgattccgatacccagctttgcagtatcggccgataccataccgatgcctaaggttttttttctccttaacatgaaaaagctgtcctgccattggttcagagcattcaagggccaataggatatcttagatgggcatgcagtgaacatgtcacatatcagtgaatgtcgtgcacgagcaagacacaagatgctgcatccaaaattatatattagcgttggaatgaaTTGTATCGGCATGTTTCttatgagtactcaccgataccaataccactttaatgcagtatcggcacctctgccgataccagtatcggtatcggaacaacactacttttgacccaatttgggttatttttgacccaactattattattaaaaaaaaatactcaaaacattcaggttaaaaaaaataacccaatttaagTCAAAAGGAACCGACCTGCCACTTTGGTCAATTTGATCTTcctgggttgttttgtttttgtaccatccatccatccatccatccatccattttcttattcctcacaagggtcgtgggggtggtggagccaatcccagccgTCTTCGGGCAttagacggggtacaccctgaaccggttgccagccaatcacagggcacacagagatgaacacgcATCCGCACTCATAAGcacaactagggacaattcggagcccaAGCAtggcaattaacctgccattcatgtcttttggaatgtgggaggagaccggagtacctggagaagactcacttaggcacggggagaacatgcaaactgcacCCAGGAAGgcggaagcctggactcgatcttgcgtcctcagcactgggaggtgaacatgctaaccagtcatccaccgcccttgtttttgtacCAATTTGTGTTATTTGGCACAAAACGACCCTTTTGGGgggaatattttgtttaaaacaacccagaatgttgggtcaaattgacccaaggtGTGGATTGGTCCTTTTTTGACTCAAAATTGGGTTATTCTATCTTGACACAACAGATTTTAGAGTGTTTAATACGTTCTACACTTACTCGCAATAGATGAAAAGTTGAGagaccattttttgtttttttaattagtttttccgATCTCTCATACACACAATACGATAAACCATGCAGGCGGACACTAATACAAACAACTGATTTTGTGTCCATACGAAACACAAAGAgtgatttttaatattttgccgGCTCAGATCTTGGGCATCACCAACCCTCAGGGAGTGAAGCGTTACGTGGCGGCAGCATTCCCAAGCGCCTGCGGTAAAACCAACTTGGCAATGATGAAACCATCTCTGCCAGGCTGGAAGGTGGAGTGTGTGGGCGATGACATCGCCTGGATGAAGTTTGACGCCCAAGGTGAGAGTTGCTGGACTTTTAATCTGCTCTGTGTCACTTCATCTCACCTGCTTTCCATTCCGCAGGAAAGCTGAGAGCCATCAACCCTGAGAACGGCTTTTTTGGTGTCGCTCCGGGAACCTCTGACAAGACCAACCCTTATGCAATGAGCACCATAGCCAAAAACACCGTGTTTACCAACGTTGGCGAGACCAGCGATGGAGGGGTATGGTGGGAGGGTCTGGACCCTCCCGCGGCTGGCATCACATTGACGGATTGGCACGGCAAAACCTGGAAGCAAGGTATCGTCATAAGACAGGTGCTAAAATTATACTCACTGCCCACCGGATTAGCGAAAGAGTGGGAATATAAAGTTTGCATTTGCACttaactcaaatttatttatCGAGCACttgaactctttgaccaccaaaatcgttgaataacgtttagtaaaatcacgatgtataccgccataaacgttaagtgacgtcaacaacttttattttttatttttatttttttataatatatcagtggtcagtacaacgtccaagtgcagcgcagctaGGTCAATGAGTGGTGAAATCAAAaatacccactaactatggccagcagatggcagcattgtatttcttttcaatgggctgccggtgtatggaattactcaactcaactcatgtTTATTTAACCTCGCAgcagtagctgctcgggccctaactagagctgcgaattacaatgaaacatgacgcaatctgatgaaatagaaagttttcaaggctgacatgaatgatcaaagcctttgtaacattaaacctaaattgacggagcgtcactaaacaaaaaatattcatatcaaagtcactgttgtggagaaaatgtatcttttcaattttcgctcaatgtcactcaaatgacctattttcaaatggtgattactaagaACAGAATAAGCTAGAAAcctactttttttctaatgaaagaatggaatgtgatctttcatgtggtacccatgttgtatatgtagcaacagaacacaatattcagtttgcttcgaaaaatgagttaaaattctcaaaatccgctggcattggggggttgttttttgataacgtgtggcagtaaaagagttaagacaatcattgctgcatacaaagtgctgtatatGGAGTCAAAAAAGGTCATAATTAACAGTCATCTGCAAGGAAATACCatgttttcttaaaatggaaCCCAAGGACAGCAAATACAGTGAAAGCAGCAGGGGccccaaaattgaaccctgtggcacACCATACGGCATTGTGGCAAAGCAGGACTCAGAACAACCAAGGCTAACACAAAACGTTCTGTCAAATAATGACTTCACAAAAACTTTTATAAAGTTCCAACTTTCATTCAAATTCACTTGTGGAAATGCCTTTATTTTCTTGTATTTGATTACTATgaataaaatatgaatattatgaaatattatattatgacattttttccttaaaaaaatacattaaaaaaaattggaattcaaaacatgttttaatgttGTCGCCAGTGGGCCTCAACCACACACTAGTTCAGAAGCCTTTGAACCTTGACCAAGTCTGAAAACTCGGTATTGTGTACTGTCCTGCAATCTCTTGACGTATGACGCAGATGGGATGTTTGCTCTTAGCTCAGGTTCAATGTGCATGTTGAAATTGCCAATGCACAACAACATACGGGAAACGCGGGTTCAGATTCCAGTCGTGTGATGGAATGCTGCTCTCTAAGGCTTTTTAATGTTCTTCTTGTTGCAAATAATTACCTCCTCAATgggaaagttgtttttttaattgactcgTGCAGCTCCAGAAACATGTCAGCAGCAGCGTGCGTATGCACGACTCAGCTGATTTCAGCTCATTTCCGCACAAACTCAACTGTCCACTAAGTCAGTTTAAGTTGTTGAAATGATGATGTTAAAaggcaaatgtttgttttgtctttgttgtAAACAGGAAGCGGCACACCTTGCGCCCACCCCAACTCGCGCTTCTGTGCGCCGGCAGCTCAGTGCCCCATCATTGACCCTCAGTGGGAGAGCGAAGATGGCGTTCCCATCGATGCCATCATCTTCGGTGGTCGGAGGCCGCAAGGTGGgttcaacatgaaacactaatgccatctAGTCGCAGATAATTACCACAGCACAAATCAGACTCAATGTTTCACACTTCATATAGCTGTTTGGAATATCTTTTGACTTCAAATAACCATGAATTATttactataaaattactgtCAGTGAACTAAAATACACAACCACGTTTGTATTTGGAAACCATATTTGTCCAATTTTATGTTGATCAGTATGAAAAACTTGAGAaacatattttacatatttttgagatgtttgcttttattgtctattttatttattttcctgatgctATTGATGGACAACTAAATTTCCCCTTACAGAGATTAAtaaagtatctatctatctatctatctatcgatcgatcgatcgtaTCGCACGTTTATCTATCGTATCGTATCGCACATTTGTCTACCGTATCGCACATTTATCTACTGTATCGCACATTTATTGATCTATCTATCGTATCGCACATTTATCTATCGTAACGCACATTTATCTATCGTAACGCACATTTATCTATCGTAATGCACATTTATCTATCGTATCAcacatttatctatctatcgtaTCGCACATTTGTCGATCTTATTGCACATTTATCGGTCTATCGTATCGCACATTTATCTGTCTATCGTATCGCACATTTATCTGTCTATCGTATCGTACATTTATCTATCGTGTTGCACATTTATCTATCGTATCGTATATTTATCTATCGTATCGTACATTTATCTATCGTATCGTACATTTATCTATCGTATCGCACATTTATCTCGTATCGTACATTTATCTATCGTATCGTACATTTATCTATCGTATCGCACTTTTATCTATCGTATCACACTTTTATCTATCGTATCGCACATTTATCTATCGTAACGCACATTTATCTATCGTAACGCACATTTATATATCGTATCACACATTTGTCGATCTTATTGCACATTTATCGGTCTATCGTATCGCACATTTATCTGTCTATCGTATCGCACATTTATCTGTCTATCGTATCGTACATTTATCTATCGTGTTGCACATTTATCTATCGTATCGTATATTTATCTATCGTATCGTACATTTATCGGTCTATCGTATCGcacatttatctatctatcgtaTCGCACATTTAACTATCGTATCTATCGTATCGTACATTTAGAACCAATATAACGTGCGattattttgtgattaatcacaagttaactattgaaatcatgcagttaattacaacttaaaattgtaatcgactgacagccctaatatataaacaGCATATGCATTCATGTATGCATgtatatttgtgtgtggatatgcaGTACGACGTGGACTTTAAATGAGTCTTAAGttgcattaaattagatttaCTGATATCTGCAGAAATCCTGTTCATGGGGGATAAGGTAAATATGTTAGTGTTTATAAGTCACTCAAAATTTCTTGCAATTTAGTGTCATCCGTCTGTctagtatgtgtgttttttggcAGTTGTAGTATTAGTAATCATGgaaattaatggaaaaatggccacttcaaccCAAAATGACAGACTGCCTGTTTTTAAGTCATGGGTTCTTCACACTTTTTTCCGAGTCGACTCGTAATACACATGACTACCAAAGTGAAACTggtttgagagttttttttttttttttttttttttttaatgaaatcttGTCAGCTTCTACTTGGCCAAGTGTGTGGCGTGAGGTTTGGGCGGGGTGGCGTAGCACAGTCGCTTACTTCCGGTGGCAGcatttcaaatgacatttttttctgaatcGAGGACAACAtcaattaaattttatttgattattttcaatttgaaacacattttttccGCCCCACCCTCCACTTGAGAAATGACTGCTCTTATTGTGCTTATGTTCACTTCAAATTCTGCTGCTATCCAGTTGTGGTCATGTGTTGCTCATTTCTCGATGGACAATTCATGACTCTTAGTGGCTTGATTATCCTTGAAATCTTTCAATCTGCCAATCTAAGGTCTTAAAGCCACTCAATGAGAACGTTGCTATATTTTGGGGGGTAAATTGTCACAAATTGGACCTAGTCTGCAATTGGAGTAAAATGTTTTATACTTAATTGCAAAATGTCAATTACAACATGGTCCATATTGGATACCATATTTAGTGAAAGCAAGCTCTTAAATGTAATCAAAGTGGCCTTTTTGGATGTCTCtattatgttttgtgtttgttccaaataaaaaaaaatttacttaTCAGATGAAATGTTGTAATCAGGAGTACCTCTGGTTTACGAGTCTTTCAACTGGCAACACGGCGTGTTTGTTGGGGCCGCAATGAGGTCTGAGGCCACAGCAGCCGCTGAGCATAAAGGTACACGCACACTCGCATGGATTAAAATGAACAATGACAACTTTGTGGTAAATACATAACAAATATTCAGACCAAATAACGTGAAATTGAATGATTTcccgttattttatttttttgattaattaaacAGGACAAAAATATGTGAACATGAGTTTTACCAATTTCAAATAGACTTACAAACAGTTTCTTTTCCAGAGCCTTAACTACTTAGTCGTCCCTGTTAAAGGACGGAGTGGGCCGTTTGTAGCCCGTGGGCCGTACTTTGTCTACCCCTGCCCGAAAagacacttttgtttgttttgcaattGTTATATAagctataataaaaataaagggtGACTTTATTGAAGTTGTTGAACGTTCCCTCCAGGAAAAGTGATCATGCACGACCCCTTCGCCATGCGGCCGTTCTTCGGCTACAACTTCGGCGACTACCTCGCCCACTGGCTGAGCATGGAGACCCGAAAGACCCCGACTCACCTGCCCAAAATCTTCCACGTCAACTGGTTCCGGAAGGACCCCGCCAGCGGCGCTTTCCTCTGGCCGGGCTTCGGCGAAAATTCCCGCGTGCTGGAGTGGATCTTCAAGCGCTGCGGTCGGGAGCGCCACGACGAGGGCGCCCGGAAGAGCGGCATCGGCTGGCTGCCGGAGGACGGCGCCATCGACACGCGGGGGCTGGGCGGCGACGTCGACATGGGCGCGCTGTTCGACGTGCCCAAGCCCTTCTGGCAGAACGAGACCAAGGAGCTGAGGGCGTACttcggccagcaggtgggggCCGACCTGCCTGCTCAGGTGGAGGCGGAGCTGAAGGCCCTGGAGGAGAGGGTTCACGCGTAACCACGCCGACAGGAAGTCAGCAATGACACACTAGGGTGGCAATCAGAAttggcacactttttttttttttttttttaaatattatgacaCTGACAATTGCAGCTTTAGGTACAACTGCCTTAATAAATCATCATGCTTAATTTTGATTGGGTTAATAGTGTAACATCAATATCATAGTTTGCAGTGAAGTAGAGGTATTATAGGAAGCGATATTATATTatggtggttgagtggttagcacgtccgcctcccagtactgaggactcgggttcgagtccaggctccgtccttcctggatgaagtttgcatgttctccccgtgcctgcgtgggtcttctccgggtactccggtctcctcccacattccaaagacatgcatggcaggttaattgggtgctctgaattgtccctaggtgtgcttgtgagtgtggatggttgttcgtctctgtgtgccctgcgattggctggctagcagttcagggtgtaccgccGCCCAATgccagatgagataggctccagcaacccttgcgaggaataggaatgtaacgataagggcaatatcgtgatatattaactcattcactcccagccattttcacagaagcagtcccgttcgctgccggctgttttactggattttgacagattttgcaaggcccacagagtattgtgttctattgctaaaaaagcatggaacctatcaaaagaaagattaaagtctcttctttcatcaggaaaaaaaaaatgtttctatctgtttccgttttgcagaaattagcattagaagagagctaagtttcatcagttttcacaaatctattcaaaattgtaagtaattgagcttttttttttctacatggccctggttgatctcctttgctcgtttgtgtaataactaccatttctgcaaccgttctttgcagttgagaggctgcatcaaagccttctgtatgctctagcataaaaaataaaaaataaaaaatgtctaaatacgtctttgggacacttagaacattaaaaaaaacacgtatttacacgttattgggagtaaatgagttaatatcgtcatgttcacaatatttcaaaggaacacatctgttcaaaaagtcaggttgatttccatttgtgcagttctagcaccctctagtggctagtttattagtgcaatttcattttcattagggatattttggccttctatgtttaaaatccatgctaattgtcagatgaaggggaaccaatTTTGCTTgttaagcgatcaatgtgtgcttgcattagcaagtaagtgcctcaatattattattagagattgtaggtggtttatatgcattgctgttatgtacaaaagcacaatattgttttttttgtttgtttttttacaatattatctttttttaaatatcaaaccccccaccccaatatcgtgataatatcgtatcgtgatgtttggatatcgttacatccctagtgaggaataagcggtcaagaaaatggatggatgcatggaataTTTTTTACTATactaaaccatttttttaaatggtatcCCCCGTAATATTGTAGATGCGATTTATTAagctgttatttttatttttatttttttttaaggacctcctcctatgtattttttttaacaaacacaagcaataatTAATCTGTGTTGCGAAAAGCAATGTCAGATTTATTATGCATACAATTTTGGTCATAGGTTAGGCTCACAGTAAAATGAAGGCAAATGTATTAATATGAAAGACAATGTATTCAAATACTGAAATTGAtttgtgcaagtgtacctaatgtagtTGTCTGAATGTGAATAACAGAAATGCTAACCTCACTAAAGCAAAATATTAGTGCCTTTTATAAGGTTGGCTGAAAACCTCCATGGAGGGAAATATCATGATAGGAAAAGCTAAAAATTGAACAATGCAAATACCTCCTTTGTGTACTTGATACTGATTCTGCTGTTGGTGCTGGGATGGAGACGATATTGCATCTGACGCTTGAAGTCCCAAGAGCTGGATTCATCAATATGGCATGTAAATGTTTACTAAGCTGTAACCCAAAGACCTACGTATTAAAAATAACATGCGTTCTATATACAAAGTACTGCTCATTTTGAGCAGAGTCACATTGGGCCTAACtgtaaagtacatttttgtaccagctcttgaaaaaaaaaaacatcctttacGTCCAACGACAGCTATTTGCACTACATCTGCTCCTACACAGAATCCCTATGCATCGCTAATTTGTAATGCTTTTATTTGTATAATTCCAGGTGACTTGAATTGTAAAATGGACGAATAAGTGCAGCTGTGATCTATTCCTTTCCAGGTATTTTAaattatggatttttttccccccctcaataCAGTGCAATATCTTGAAGTGCCTCTTAGCCATTGTGGCAAAAGaatatgcaacaaaatgtgtcacacaataaaataatttttaaatgaaGAGGACTTGTTATTGTCATGAACACATGCATGTAAAGACAAGAGTGTGGAGCAATTCACggttcagtggtgtccaaactacggcccgggggccatttgtggcccgccgtccatttttcagtggcccgcgacatatgctaaaaatggtatttgactcagttcaaataaaataaattgaacaCAAATGATTGAAGATGgtaaaagtaagaagggagggtatcgaaaaacaggtgccattaaaggttattttagttaactaaaactaatgaaaaaaactaaaattcataaaacaatattgttaccgaaataaaataaaaacgaaaatactttttaaaaaatgacaactgaaactacattttatgtttacaaaactaactataactacagggtgacccaaaaagatgcgtacccagattttattcgataaaaaatccattttttaacgaatgtcttttctgttgcaggacgtgaaaggtgaacctattggatgatcatttgcagctatagttgccctgaaaatgtcttggacaaagcagcagaagatattctccctggagacctattttgcaacaaaatcataccagagtgtacagattcagtttcgaaagcgtttccattgtcgcaactttccatcaaaatcaacgattgttagttggattaagaagttcagagttcagttctgagaaccaaacgttctcaagaaagttttcatcattttcaagcacattacagaaccattcacacattgttactcgcttttccttgtcagcatcagttaatttttgctttatttggatcttgtaggggtataggtgcagatcagacgtaagaacacgccgcagtgactcccttgtcattccgagttcttggctgcgtctacgcactgatttcctagggctgcgtcctactgagtccctcactgcagcaatgttttctcctgtctttgcactcttcttcctgcttgaataagttccccctgtggctttagaacataggcccactacagtcccatgctctctgaacttcttaatccaactaacaatcgttgattttgatggaaagttgcgacaatggaaacgctttcgaaactgaatctgtacactcgggtatgattttgtcgcaaaataggtctccagggagaatatcttctggtgatttgtccaagacattttcagggcaactatagctgcaaatgatcatccataggttcacctttcacgtcctgcaacagaaaagacattcgttaaaaaatggattttttatcgaataaaatatgggtacgcatctttttgggtcaccctgtataatatagcaaacgtccttcgttttagtctttggcaattaat
This genomic window from Festucalex cinctus isolate MCC-2025b chromosome 20, RoL_Fcin_1.0, whole genome shotgun sequence contains:
- the pck2 gene encoding phosphoenolpyruvate carboxykinase [GTP], mitochondrial, whose product is MSCLFLGVIRRKGAVSASLGLRSLASIPLLPPEVSEFVKGAADECKPSGVHVVTGTPEETANILACLEKEGMVKKLPKYENCWLARTDPKDVARVESKTVIVTKSQRDTVTIPAGGAKSQLGSWMSESDWQKARQERFPGCMAGRTMYVIPFSMGPVGSSLAKYGVQVTDSPYVVASMGIMTRMGTPVLNKLAEGVEFVRCQHSLGRPFPLKAPLVNAWPCNPDKVLISHLPDTRQILSFGSGYGGNSLLGKKCFALRIASRIAKDEGWLAEHMLILGITNPQGVKRYVAAAFPSACGKTNLAMMKPSLPGWKVECVGDDIAWMKFDAQGKLRAINPENGFFGVAPGTSDKTNPYAMSTIAKNTVFTNVGETSDGGVWWEGLDPPAAGITLTDWHGKTWKQGSGTPCAHPNSRFCAPAAQCPIIDPQWESEDGVPIDAIIFGGRRPQGVPLVYESFNWQHGVFVGAAMRSEATAAAEHKGKVIMHDPFAMRPFFGYNFGDYLAHWLSMETRKTPTHLPKIFHVNWFRKDPASGAFLWPGFGENSRVLEWIFKRCGRERHDEGARKSGIGWLPEDGAIDTRGLGGDVDMGALFDVPKPFWQNETKELRAYFGQQVGADLPAQVEAELKALEERVHA